One Procambarus clarkii isolate CNS0578487 chromosome 47, FALCON_Pclarkii_2.0, whole genome shotgun sequence genomic window, TCTGCAgaagacactaggattttcatgtgcAATATATTGGTCACAGCAAACTTCCAATCTGATGTTAATTTTGTCTTTCAATGGACCACATATGATGTTTAATGAAGACAAGTTCTAGCTGTATGCAAATGTAGGGGCATCCTGGAAGTTGGCCTCAAATTTTATGGCCAACTACTAGCTGTACAATTAGGGGTGCACaataagttaggtgagaaggtgatggaggccaaaaccgtcagaagtttcaaagcgttatatgacagtgctgggaagacgggacaccacgagcgtagctctcatcctataactacacttaggtaattacagtaagCCTCGTTTCACAAAGTAGCTGGAAGACTAGTTCCAGCTCCTGTGTTATGGGaaaaaacgaaaatataaaaatagaAACCATATACAAAATGCAATCAAATTACactatagaaaaaaaaaaaagcaatatAAAGGATCTTTGAGAAATTGTGTCATCCTGACCTTCAAAGAACACAAAGTATCTGTCACGACCAAGAAAATTTACAGGCTGGATAACGAGGACCTTGCAAACAAGGAATGccttaccaatgatgatacttttaaagatattggtgctctctagggtggaatattgttgcatactaacagccccattcagagctggagaaattgctgaccaggAGAGCATGCAAAGATCCTTTATTGATAGAATCCACTCTATAAAACATTAAATTAATGGGACTGTTTAgaagttctaaatctgtattctctagaacaTATGCGAGAGAAATGCATAATAATCTACAAGTGGAAAATATTCGAGGGACcgattccaaatctgcacactgctccgagagaactatcaacacacTCCTGTTActcatggggggggggataactaGCCAGCCTCTCAACAGAACTCGACAAATActtcctccaaaggatacctgatcaagcaGGTTGTAACTTttatgtcaggctgcaagcagctgcatccaacagcctggttgaccagaaagCTAACTGGGAGGCCTGGTTGgagaccgggccatggggacatTGATCCCCAGAACTTCCACACGGTAGCCACAAGGAAAGTGCCTTTTAAATAAAAACTGAATGAAAGTGACTACTTACTGTGCTCTTTTCCTTATGCGTCCCTCTCTGGTAGATGATGGAGCTGAAGATCCCTGTGGTTCAATCTGACATGATAGCCTCCATGCCTCCTTATCATCTAATACAAGCACAGAGTCCCACCATCTTTCAAACATTTCATCTCTTTCCATTTGATATGCATTAGCTGCACCTTGGAGCAATCTAATCTGAAAGCAGAGAAaggattaaaaaataaaaaacatgcTTAATAAAGAAACTCCTGTATATATTTTTTACTGTATCTGAACAAGAGGAGTATGCTAGGATCATATCTTGGAAAACAAAGTGGTATTCATCATGAGCACAAAGGTTTAATGACTACAGGGTATTGTTGAAAGTACATGGTGTCGATGGTGGTGAAGGCTCCATCTATACCAACAGTGATAGACAAGTATAAAAAGTGCTGACTTGGAGTACTGTGACTGGAAGGTCATTCAGCATGAGTGACTGGGAAGGTAGAGAAGGAGTACATGAAAGAATATTAGAGTCAAGAAGTGGAGTTTATAGATGTAAAAGGTCACTGTCCTTAAGATAATGACTTAAAACTGCTGATACCTATGTTGTCTTTCAGTAAGTCTAGCAGTAGGGATCTAAAGAGCCTATACAACTGACTCACAACTCACTCACGAGTTGCGAGAGCCACTCACAACTGAGCATGTCCCTGGCAGATCATGACACATGCCCAACAGTGACATCAGGCCATAAATAATACAATAGGGCTGGGGTACAAACCAAAAGATGTACTATACAGTAATTTTTTTATGTGAAGGTTGCTGTGCAGAAGTCTAAATTTGCACATAAATTGGATAAGAATCGTGTTGAATTAATTATTTATGCGATACATACCTGTGCCAGAACTTCAAACTCCTTGCGTTTTTTGTCGAAGTTGATTAGGCCATTTGTAACCGTGTCAGGGATGGCTGTATCAATCATGGTGAGATCAGTTAAAAATGTGCCAAGATAAGGAATTGTTCCATAACTGGTTGCCTGAAACAAGAAATTTCAttatacaaaaatataaaaattaaaatcTCATAATTACCTACTTCTCTATCCAATACACTACTATATATTACTTAAAAGTGTACTGTGGTCTCCTTCAGACATTCCTTATCTTGCACAATACCAACGCCTCtgtaaaccacacacacacacttcctcacaTTATCTTCCCACCCTTTTCTGCACCTCCCTTTCACTGCAGTTGTGACATGCAGTTGTGACATAATAGCAATTTTTTTGGAACCCTAAGTACTGCATATGTAACTCATTACCATctcaaaacaaaaaaatagtCATTTGAGATAAAAGAAACTTACCAATGGATTTATTGCCAACTTCTCAAGAGCTTTAGGAAGATGTCTGTCATTTGCATGAGCAGTCTGAGCATGTTTCGCAGTTCCTTCCTTCATGAGTAACTCTCGCTGATTTAACTGGTTGTTTTCTTCACTGAAGATCCTTGCCAATTCTTCATACAGTTCCGCCTAAATTTAAGTATTCACATAATGGTGCATAAGCTTTCAGACAGATATGTACAGTACAATATTCCCAAAGCAATATTTTAGCAATAATTGTCATAAGTTGCTTACACAAAATATTACAATAATATTTAATGATTAATATCTATAATACAGTATAACTTAATTTGGATAAACTTGAATCATACCTTATCTTTTATGACAGCACCCCAAGTTTTTTTCAGTCTATAAATTGGATTTGACTGCAGACCTGAGATAATGGCTTTCAAAGAAGAAAAGTTCTTGTGCATTCTTAACTCCTGTAAAGACAAACATTACaaattaataaaaaggcaagaaCAACAAAATTCAGTTTAATCAGTGTCTGTACATTTAATTTACCGTGTAATGTTTAGTTTTTAACCATACCTGTGCAATGTCTATCCACTTGACAATAAGCCTGGCACGCTGCGAAGGCTTAAGTTCAGTATCAACAAGGATAGTAGACTGAACACGGAAGCTGACAGCATTAAACTGCTCAACTGTAGCTGTAACACTTGCTGCTGTGTCTCCACGACCGCGATCTCTTCGAGACCAAACAGAGCCTAAGCACTGATGAGCAATCACACCCTTAAAAAGAACCTGCAAagaaatgcaaaaataaatagAAATTCTTATGCTATTTATGAATTAAATCTTCAATATTTATCTGCACATAATTTAATGTAAACAACTCATATGATTATGTATTAAAAAAAGATTATTATTCAGCTATAAATGAAGTGTATGAAAATATTATGTAATAAAACATCTTTATGAATCATCCTTGAACTGTCAGCATTACACTTAACACTTACAGTGTCCATTCGAGTTAGCTGCTGAGCAAAGGTAGATTCTGGTATGTCAAGGAACTCGTATGGTTGATGGTTTCCATTACTCATCGGTGAAGAGCAGTGTATGCGCATCTCCTCACaagacaaaattctttctaacatagGTGAGCCTGTAAATTGTGAAACAATCTAGTATGTATACTTAAGTTGGAGTAAATGACAATTAACAATTCTGTATGATTTTGTTTATGGAAGTGATAGACTAAAAAACAAAGTATATAACTATGATACTATACTGTATATGCCAACACAATAAATGTAAATATGTACTATACTTTTTAAAGTACGGTATAAAGAATACCAGAACCACTGCTACAAATACTGTACTAACTTTTtatgtcttcctctctcttcattttctccagtttgTAGCCAACTTTGATGTTTAAATCTGAGTCTGGAAGATGAGTTTTGGTGAATTCCCATAGCTGGTGTAGGCATGCAAATGTTGGGGGGTCCCTGAAGTCCTCGGGATAAGCGTCCAGCCATACTTGGAGTGTTAATCTCAGAGCCCTTAAAAACAAGACATTTGTACATAAATATTCAGCTATGATCTTGTCTTCTCAACCACATTAACAATGAAATGTATAATGACTGCCAATAATTTTGGTCAACAGGTAACATATCACAAAACTTTTGTCTTTTATCCATGGTTTCAAAATTGCCTAAATATTTGAATAATGATATTGTAGGAAATTTTCAGACATATGTAAACGCAAGAAAAATGTAGTCGAAACTTACTTTTTGTGGTCCTCTCGAAGATGTGATGGAACATTAATCTTATTATTACTGGAATTGAGGGCGAGGTAGCGATCAAGGATGAGGTTTAAGACTTGTCTCGTTGAGGAGAAGGTGCGATATGTAGCAAGGAACACGTTAACAAAGGTGGATTCTAATTCCCCAGAATCTGATGCCAAAGATTCTATCAATTTTTCAAGAGTGCCAGCTTTCAGGAACCGCACTCTAACTGTTTCCCACTCCAGGTGGGAGATTTCGTCATCATCAGACTCCTGTCAAATTTTctatattagaatactgcacatgTTTGAAAAAAGGACTTTAGACAAAATAAACTTAGTAAGTATAATCCCTACTTATAACATTTTGATTTATATCTAATATACTGAATATGTATGCAAaataattaacaataataatcactgtcagggggggacaggtagccagtgtATATATTCACATGTTTGGCTTTTAGAGAGggtgcccccctcccctccccaaagtCGAAGTACTGACCCTCCCCTGGATACAACCCTattacaagctgactaactcctgggtacgtaTTAACTGCTACGCGAACAAAGGCATTAAgtgataggaaacgtgcccaaccatttctgtcccgcccagaaTTGCATATTGTTAGTCGAGAACGAACTTGTCTGGAATCTATGGTTGACAATAAGTTTGGTAATTTGACATGTACAAGTTTTCCTATAATTTACACAGGTAAACTCTTATTTGTCAGCAAATAACTTGGTGACTAATGTCACCAAGTTATTTACTATGAGATGTAGAGTTACATGTGTTCAGTGACCATCACTATAGGCAACCTGGTCCAAAGGTCGTCATCCACGACTTGTAACAAGAGGGTTAGTGCAATGTCTCTCTCAGATGAGGAAAGGTTTCCAGCTACTTTTCGTACCTTTAGTTTCTTCCTAAACTCTTTTTCGAAACTACATTTTACTGAGAGTATTTTATCACTAGgatctaaactaaaaactatcgaGTACCACCATAGGCTAGACatcaaaaattatatatatacagtattaaatatacaatataataAAGTAATCAATCCTGGAAGAACATTATACAATATCTTGATAATGACTAAAAGAAAAATACAAACTTGGGTTCATTCTTAACTGTAACAATCTATAATTACTTCTTACAATTAAGGCATACGTTTTGTTATTCTGTAGATTACAAGACGACACACGTTTTCAGTGTTATATATACTGCTGGAGAGGATGGTGTGTACAGTACCTGCGTAATGCTCCTTGATGGGTGGTGATAACGGACCTTCTTCAGGTACACTGTGTAGATGGCACCTTCGCATTTTTCCTCGCCCCATAGTCGCCACGTCGGCGCCTGCAAACATAAGGAAACTTTGTTTAATTTAGTTATTTTATaaaggacccccatacccatatcctgtgggtggtagcgcaAAGCTGATAGTTACAGGATTGGTTCAAGTACCGAAATGTCATTAAGTTAAGCAATTTATTTTTCTGCGAGTTACgatttcagcccgtcctcctaaggttttccaATGTTAATTAAGAAACTgctgtactaaagtgcccttatcctaacacacaagaggacccaaaacagaaaacgggacagtatatcaatttcgcgagccgctaccattttctagcacAATTTTTTACTTTAGGTATAAGGCCAtgggtcaaaatgcgacgttctattagaaggACGGCTTGACGATTTATGTTGCAAGTTGGAATGAGTCTAGACATGCATACATGTGCGGgtctataatgtgtgtgtgtgtgttggtgaatcCATAACTATGTCCCAATACCTGGATTATATTTGACAGATTCTAGAtgatttagagatgtgtgtaggaGAGTAAGACTGAATTTTGTTTAAGTAAAGAAACCTATACAGATGTAAAGCAATATTCAAGTTTAGGAAACATCAATCTCCTAGAGATTAAAATTTCCTAAGGTATGGTTTATACGTTTTATTCTTGTATGATGTGCTAGACGCTTAATTAAAGGTAGCATGCTTGCCAGTAAGAACCGAGATTGGAATAAAAGTAAGGCATAATTTGTAATATAATGCGAGGGTAAAATTGTTCATCACCATACAGCATGATGAACATTTATAATGCCAGATCGAATCTCACAATACTATCTGTGGGTCATATTTTTCACGCACATGTGTAAATTTAATAGTATGCAAATGATATTGTAGTTTCTTGAATATAAATATACATGTTTAGGTTATTGGAGAACTTGGAATTTCTCTGCTAGAGGTGTCAAGATTAATTGTCTGAGCACTGCTAAGCGTTGTAGAAATACCTTGCCACCTCAAAAGTTCTCCCTCGCAATATAAAGAAATACTTATCCTCTGAATGTGTAATTTTAATTAGGACCTATAGATCGTTACAGATTGCAAGAAGATGAAGTTTACCAAATGTAAACCACAAGAGTTTGCTTAAATGGTAAAATGTGTTGTTTTAACAACTAACCGTGTCACAGTCTAGTGAATCAGTACACACAATTACTATCTTAATACTAAGATAGTAAGGATACTATTTGCATATATAGGTAAGGATACTATTTGCATATATAGGTAAGGACACTATTTGCATATATAGGTAAGGATACTATTTGTATATAATTTTGTATAGGACTGGcgactgggtgaacagaggcatataATTTAGgactggcgcctagtcaatcttccccggccaggatacgaacccaggccaaatgctTGCGACGCGCGGGGAGAGTATCttgccactgcgccacgggggctGCTAGATGAAGATGAGATCTCTATGCTTGGCTTACAGTAATCCAGATGGGGACGCACTAGGGATTTTTATACAGCTGAATAATCACTTTTGTTTTCCCAAAAATTAGTTTTTAGTCGCAAATTGAGTAAATTTCAACAGTTATGCATCATATGGGTTCTTTTCCGTTTCAATGTGCTGCTGGGTCCTGATATTTTAGTAAATGTAAAAATTTAGTAAATTCTTGATATTTTAGCTACATACAAGGTTCTACATTTTTCATTATTGAAAAGCATCTGCTGGCCATTTAGAGTTCATATGAACCGTTATGCGAGGCATCTATATAGTTTTAAAATACCTCCAACTTAATTTTAACACTTAAATGCCTAAATGATATAGAATGCTGTAAGGCCCACGCCACTGTAGAAGATTCCAGCAACCTTCCTCAAAGCCaattagcacccccccccccccactccccaacATGCATGCACGCTATTCCCAGGGTCACAGACCAAGGTGACGCATCCACCGTGAATCACTTTATCGACCAAACCATTCTTTACAACTCTCTTCACACCACACTTACCTCTGTTCAATCAATAAATAATGTCCATATAATAGATAACAGCCATTTAAGAACATAAAATTATGATAAACATCAGGAGGCCTATCAGCCAATGCAAGACAGTTTCCAACCACACCCACTTTCTATACACCTAACATTAACACAATTTTGAAACGGCAACGTCGTCTATCAGCCTATTGGAGCAAATTACCAACCATAATGAGACCTGGGCCAGAGAACTGACCTTGGAGGACATTGATCCACcttaccatctcaaggtaaccccaCGTCTACCATATGGTCCCCGATATCCCACTCAACCCCTATTTGCAAAGCATTATCCACCCCAGTTCATTTACTAAGAACGAATGAACCCAAGCAACTATATACAACACAGGAACCTCAACAACAGTCGATCAGCACCACTGGACAGACAGGGAGAAGAACTGCCGAGTAGTCTACCTTGAAAACTTTTGTCTCGAAGGCCAGCTGGCATGCATTAACTACACGCCTAGAGCCCCATCCatgcagggttatcttgagacgatttcgggtctttttttagtgtccccgcggcccggtcctcgaccaggcctccacccccaggaagcagcccgtgacagccgactaacacctaggtacctattttactgctaggtaacaggggcatagggtgaaagaaactctgcccattgtttctcgccggcgcccgggatcgaacccgggaccacaggatcacaagcccagcgtgctgtccgctcggccgaccggctccaacagGGTCAACAAAGTGGCGAGAGGTAATGTAGGAAGATTTTTTTTTGGTAAGTAGGAAGATAATAGCAGGAAAACACAAGCTACACTCAAAGTTGGCACATAGGAAGCACAGTTCACGTCACTTAGCttcacttaggtaattgcacTGCAGAAGAACCGCAAAACAGTCAATTTAAATATAGGGTGACCAAACACTTCATCAGTTATTGCAAGCTCTCTTTTCTTACCGACGTAAATCCCTACTAGATACAAATTTTAATTAGACCCTTTAATATTTTGATACATCACTTATGTTTTGTTATTATttagatatataataataatgggtCGATTACAGTGTTAGAATGACAGAACCGAGGAAATTTCTTTCAAGTCTGGCGGCATGTAAAATTGGCTTAACATAAGTAGTCTACACTCACCAGACCACAAAACAATACAAACCACACTAACCAACGATGTTATAAGAAACACCAATTGGAACACGAAACACAGCTGACTATGGAACAAGAAGCGGCCGCCTCACGCTAACTCAACACCACCAATTAAATTACATTTTGTTTGCAAAACAACGGATTACATGAACGATTAAAAAGTTTAATTCAGTTCAGTGACATACTGAATGCCATCACCTAAgtcataaatatatttatattatgtgCTTTAAAACATATGTTGTAGCCTATTAAGTAACACTAGCCTATCAAGTAAAACTCATGCATGACCTTGAGGAAATTGACAAGGGTTGGTGAATAGTTGGAGGGGAGTGGTTGTATGATGAATGTGAAGGGGTGTAGTTGTAGGGGAGTGGTTGTATGATGAATGTGAAGGGGTGTAGTTGTAGGGGAGTGGTTGTATGATGAATGTGAAGGAGTGTAGTTGTAGCGTAGAGGGACCAGAGGATAAATCCCTCGGTAGAGAATATGTAAAACTATTTTATGTAAACAAAGCTCGTTAATATGGATCGGTTGTATCGAGCGCAATAAATTTGTCCTttcacacactaccacatgtGGAGAGGACGGCCGTAGGATTTCACAATTTTGTTGAAATCTACACGCTCTCGCACGCTTTTTTGGATGAGGGGGTCGGCTGTTGGGTCCTATTTTTGGGAGGGGCAATGTAATAAATGCAACCCCCCATCCCTCTGACGCTTGCCCCCTAGGCGATAATGACGTGTGCGCGGCCAAGGATACCTCTGGTGaccaaagggagggggggggggaggaaggaattgGAGGGCCTGTCTTTGAAGGCGATGGGTGACGTAACAAAGGATTGCTATGTAGATTCAAAATTCTAACTTCTATAAAAAATGTTTTTAGCAAAGCCCGGGAACGTAGTATACCTcagaaattgattagataaaaaaatAATGACCCCAAATGAATCATGACTAGTCTAAAGAAAATTATATGTAACAAAGTTTTGTACAAAAGATTAAGAATGGTAAAGTCAATCTAGAACAAGAAGTTGTCAAcctagttagaaatgttaaaaaaaaggaaggctaaaagaaactatgaagttcgtatagcagggcaagcaaaaacAAATCATAAaaggtttttcagttatatcgaacaaagattagggaaaagaCAGGCCCATTACTGAGACG contains:
- the Rgl gene encoding ral guanine nucleotide dissociation stimulator-like 1 isoform X1 gives rise to the protein MNQVSTLKIYINGFDLNDIKDDEEEEKRKKKREEEEEAAAAEWFFKCKSQSTWYIYEELEEERHVYGSSSKAPTWRLWGEEKCEGAIYTVYLKKVRYHHPSRSITQESDDDEISHLEWETVRVRFLKAGTLEKLIESLASDSGELESTFVNVFLATYRTFSSTRQVLNLILDRYLALNSSNNKINVPSHLREDHKKALRLTLQVWLDAYPEDFRDPPTFACLHQLWEFTKTHLPDSDLNIKVGYKLEKMKREEDIKSSPMLERILSCEEMRIHCSSPMSNGNHQPYEFLDIPESTFAQQLTRMDTVLFKGVIAHQCLGSVWSRRDRGRGDTAASVTATVEQFNAVSFRVQSTILVDTELKPSQRARLIVKWIDIAQELRMHKNFSSLKAIISGLQSNPIYRLKKTWGAVIKDKAELYEELARIFSEENNQLNQRELLMKEGTAKHAQTAHANDRHLPKALEKLAINPLATSYGTIPYLGTFLTDLTMIDTAIPDTVTNGLINFDKKRKEFEVLAQIRLLQGAANAYQMERDEMFERWWDSVLVLDDKEAWRLSCQIEPQGSSAPSSTREGRIRKRAQFGHRKNDSIASTSSGSSSSQFFFDNDSLNTHTSHNDTCSLERKMSTSSSSSSLPSLDVSVHSGGTSASGRTPERSSSSQQQQILQQQTTPSPYITPDFYIIRVSIESSAHEIEGVNLYKSIMLSNSERTVSVIRKAMEKHGFEGNPEDYTLAQFLPDGEMLLPASANVYYAINTQHDLNFVLRRRRHGDENTIIRRNPNKDHKVRKKLLVT
- the Rgl gene encoding ral guanine nucleotide dissociation stimulator-like 1 isoform X7, which translates into the protein MSTEAPTWRLWGEEKCEGAIYTVYLKKVRYHHPSRSITQESDDDEISHLEWETVRVRFLKAGTLEKLIESLASDSGELESTFVNVFLATYRTFSSTRQVLNLILDRYLALNSSNNKINVPSHLREDHKKALRLTLQVWLDAYPEDFRDPPTFACLHQLWEFTKTHLPDSDLNIKVGYKLEKMKREEDIKSSPMLERILSCEEMRIHCSSPMSNGNHQPYEFLDIPESTFAQQLTRMDTVLFKGVIAHQCLGSVWSRRDRGRGDTAASVTATVEQFNAVSFRVQSTILVDTELKPSQRARLIVKWIDIAQELRMHKNFSSLKAIISGLQSNPIYRLKKTWGAVIKDKAELYEELARIFSEENNQLNQRELLMKEGTAKHAQTAHANDRHLPKALEKLAINPLATSYGTIPYLGTFLTDLTMIDTAIPDTVTNGLINFDKKRKEFEVLAQIRLLQGAANAYQMERDEMFERWWDSVLVLDDKEAWRLSCQIEPQGSSAPSSTREGRIRKRAQFGHRKNDSIASTSSGSSSSQFFFDNDSLNTHTSHNDTCSLERKMSTSSSSSSLPSLDVSVHSGGTSASGRTPERSSSSQQQQILQQQTTPSPYITPDFYIIRVSIESSAHEIEGVNLYKSIMLSNSERTVSVIRKAMEKHGFEGNPEDYTLAQFLPDGEMLLPASANVYYAINTQHDLNFVLRRRRHGDENTIIRRNPNKDHKVRKKLLVT
- the Rgl gene encoding ral guanine nucleotide dissociation stimulator-like 1 isoform X2 → MNQVSTLKIYINGFDLNDIKDDEEEEKRKKKREEEEEAAAAEWFFKCKSQSTWYIYEELEAPTWRLWGEEKCEGAIYTVYLKKVRYHHPSRSITQESDDDEISHLEWETVRVRFLKAGTLEKLIESLASDSGELESTFVNVFLATYRTFSSTRQVLNLILDRYLALNSSNNKINVPSHLREDHKKALRLTLQVWLDAYPEDFRDPPTFACLHQLWEFTKTHLPDSDLNIKVGYKLEKMKREEDIKSSPMLERILSCEEMRIHCSSPMSNGNHQPYEFLDIPESTFAQQLTRMDTVLFKGVIAHQCLGSVWSRRDRGRGDTAASVTATVEQFNAVSFRVQSTILVDTELKPSQRARLIVKWIDIAQELRMHKNFSSLKAIISGLQSNPIYRLKKTWGAVIKDKAELYEELARIFSEENNQLNQRELLMKEGTAKHAQTAHANDRHLPKALEKLAINPLATSYGTIPYLGTFLTDLTMIDTAIPDTVTNGLINFDKKRKEFEVLAQIRLLQGAANAYQMERDEMFERWWDSVLVLDDKEAWRLSCQIEPQGSSAPSSTREGRIRKRAQFGHRKNDSIASTSSGSSSSQFFFDNDSLNTHTSHNDTCSLERKMSTSSSSSSLPSLDVSVHSGGTSASGRTPERSSSSQQQQILQQQTTPSPYITPDFYIIRVSIESSAHEIEGVNLYKSIMLSNSERTVSVIRKAMEKHGFEGNPEDYTLAQFLPDGEMLLPASANVYYAINTQHDLNFVLRRRRHGDENTIIRRNPNKDHKVRKKLLVT
- the Rgl gene encoding ral guanine nucleotide dissociation stimulator-like 1 isoform X5, producing the protein MSTEEERHVYGSSSKAPTWRLWGEEKCEGAIYTVYLKKVRYHHPSRSITQESDDDEISHLEWETVRVRFLKAGTLEKLIESLASDSGELESTFVNVFLATYRTFSSTRQVLNLILDRYLALNSSNNKINVPSHLREDHKKALRLTLQVWLDAYPEDFRDPPTFACLHQLWEFTKTHLPDSDLNIKVGYKLEKMKREEDIKSSPMLERILSCEEMRIHCSSPMSNGNHQPYEFLDIPESTFAQQLTRMDTVLFKGVIAHQCLGSVWSRRDRGRGDTAASVTATVEQFNAVSFRVQSTILVDTELKPSQRARLIVKWIDIAQELRMHKNFSSLKAIISGLQSNPIYRLKKTWGAVIKDKAELYEELARIFSEENNQLNQRELLMKEGTAKHAQTAHANDRHLPKALEKLAINPLATSYGTIPYLGTFLTDLTMIDTAIPDTVTNGLINFDKKRKEFEVLAQIRLLQGAANAYQMERDEMFERWWDSVLVLDDKEAWRLSCQIEPQGSSAPSSTREGRIRKRAQFGHRKNDSIASTSSGSSSSQFFFDNDSLNTHTSHNDTCSLERKMSTSSSSSSLPSLDVSVHSGGTSASGRTPERSSSSQQQQILQQQTTPSPYITPDFYIIRVSIESSAHEIEGVNLYKSIMLSNSERTVSVIRKAMEKHGFEGNPEDYTLAQFLPDGEMLLPASANVYYAINTQHDLNFVLRRRRHGDENTIIRRNPNKDHKVRKKLLVT
- the Rgl gene encoding ral guanine nucleotide dissociation stimulator-like 1 isoform X6, coding for MRFTRDEAPTWRLWGEEKCEGAIYTVYLKKVRYHHPSRSITQESDDDEISHLEWETVRVRFLKAGTLEKLIESLASDSGELESTFVNVFLATYRTFSSTRQVLNLILDRYLALNSSNNKINVPSHLREDHKKALRLTLQVWLDAYPEDFRDPPTFACLHQLWEFTKTHLPDSDLNIKVGYKLEKMKREEDIKSSPMLERILSCEEMRIHCSSPMSNGNHQPYEFLDIPESTFAQQLTRMDTVLFKGVIAHQCLGSVWSRRDRGRGDTAASVTATVEQFNAVSFRVQSTILVDTELKPSQRARLIVKWIDIAQELRMHKNFSSLKAIISGLQSNPIYRLKKTWGAVIKDKAELYEELARIFSEENNQLNQRELLMKEGTAKHAQTAHANDRHLPKALEKLAINPLATSYGTIPYLGTFLTDLTMIDTAIPDTVTNGLINFDKKRKEFEVLAQIRLLQGAANAYQMERDEMFERWWDSVLVLDDKEAWRLSCQIEPQGSSAPSSTREGRIRKRAQFGHRKNDSIASTSSGSSSSQFFFDNDSLNTHTSHNDTCSLERKMSTSSSSSSLPSLDVSVHSGGTSASGRTPERSSSSQQQQILQQQTTPSPYITPDFYIIRVSIESSAHEIEGVNLYKSIMLSNSERTVSVIRKAMEKHGFEGNPEDYTLAQFLPDGEMLLPASANVYYAINTQHDLNFVLRRRRHGDENTIIRRNPNKDHKVRKKLLVT
- the Rgl gene encoding ral guanine nucleotide dissociation stimulator-like 1 isoform X3; translation: MVLLTFRDELRSYLLKAPTWRLWGEEKCEGAIYTVYLKKVRYHHPSRSITQESDDDEISHLEWETVRVRFLKAGTLEKLIESLASDSGELESTFVNVFLATYRTFSSTRQVLNLILDRYLALNSSNNKINVPSHLREDHKKALRLTLQVWLDAYPEDFRDPPTFACLHQLWEFTKTHLPDSDLNIKVGYKLEKMKREEDIKSSPMLERILSCEEMRIHCSSPMSNGNHQPYEFLDIPESTFAQQLTRMDTVLFKGVIAHQCLGSVWSRRDRGRGDTAASVTATVEQFNAVSFRVQSTILVDTELKPSQRARLIVKWIDIAQELRMHKNFSSLKAIISGLQSNPIYRLKKTWGAVIKDKAELYEELARIFSEENNQLNQRELLMKEGTAKHAQTAHANDRHLPKALEKLAINPLATSYGTIPYLGTFLTDLTMIDTAIPDTVTNGLINFDKKRKEFEVLAQIRLLQGAANAYQMERDEMFERWWDSVLVLDDKEAWRLSCQIEPQGSSAPSSTREGRIRKRAQFGHRKNDSIASTSSGSSSSQFFFDNDSLNTHTSHNDTCSLERKMSTSSSSSSLPSLDVSVHSGGTSASGRTPERSSSSQQQQILQQQTTPSPYITPDFYIIRVSIESSAHEIEGVNLYKSIMLSNSERTVSVIRKAMEKHGFEGNPEDYTLAQFLPDGEMLLPASANVYYAINTQHDLNFVLRRRRHGDENTIIRRNPNKDHKVRKKLLVT
- the Rgl gene encoding ral guanine nucleotide dissociation stimulator-like 1 isoform X4, coding for MVHLTGWRFGAVNFKAPTWRLWGEEKCEGAIYTVYLKKVRYHHPSRSITQESDDDEISHLEWETVRVRFLKAGTLEKLIESLASDSGELESTFVNVFLATYRTFSSTRQVLNLILDRYLALNSSNNKINVPSHLREDHKKALRLTLQVWLDAYPEDFRDPPTFACLHQLWEFTKTHLPDSDLNIKVGYKLEKMKREEDIKSSPMLERILSCEEMRIHCSSPMSNGNHQPYEFLDIPESTFAQQLTRMDTVLFKGVIAHQCLGSVWSRRDRGRGDTAASVTATVEQFNAVSFRVQSTILVDTELKPSQRARLIVKWIDIAQELRMHKNFSSLKAIISGLQSNPIYRLKKTWGAVIKDKAELYEELARIFSEENNQLNQRELLMKEGTAKHAQTAHANDRHLPKALEKLAINPLATSYGTIPYLGTFLTDLTMIDTAIPDTVTNGLINFDKKRKEFEVLAQIRLLQGAANAYQMERDEMFERWWDSVLVLDDKEAWRLSCQIEPQGSSAPSSTREGRIRKRAQFGHRKNDSIASTSSGSSSSQFFFDNDSLNTHTSHNDTCSLERKMSTSSSSSSLPSLDVSVHSGGTSASGRTPERSSSSQQQQILQQQTTPSPYITPDFYIIRVSIESSAHEIEGVNLYKSIMLSNSERTVSVIRKAMEKHGFEGNPEDYTLAQFLPDGEMLLPASANVYYAINTQHDLNFVLRRRRHGDENTIIRRNPNKDHKVRKKLLVT